The following proteins come from a genomic window of bacterium BMS3Abin14:
- a CDS encoding cytochrome c nitrite reductase subunit c552, with product MVLNRKVLLSLFFILFFSQYFFPVFSMAAGMEGYVTSTECRKCHEEIYNQWKKTPHARMLRNALKDPGAIEATNFGPDIPFKKSDIYFTIGSHWIQKYLTLLGGQFYVLPKYWNIAEAKWEPYSIWNWKQNPYPITCNGCHAVGFDQQTRSYAEESIACEACHGPGDKHVEAGGDPALIVNPAKLDKERRDMICEACHTDGKDKKTQKFPFPVGFKPGDDLTDYYTDFFMPKPKSKGWYWGDMSYKERHRMFMYWQTKFYATDRACDVCGFDRGITVTEHRMMSRSEYCGTCHRKIYPAYEKHSMHTEAQAECVDCHVPTVTDGGKRYSIHDHKFDFSRPPMPCIECHDSDMNGQEAPADSHNFNINEVSIKENLTVPQACARCHGDKDEAWINAGIKSIKAPK from the coding sequence GTGGTTCTGAATCGTAAGGTCCTGTTGAGCCTGTTTTTTATTCTCTTTTTTTCACAGTATTTTTTTCCTGTGTTTTCCATGGCGGCCGGGATGGAGGGGTATGTCACTTCCACTGAGTGCAGGAAGTGCCATGAGGAGATCTATAACCAGTGGAAAAAAACTCCCCACGCCAGAATGCTCCGCAACGCCTTAAAGGACCCTGGTGCGATTGAAGCCACGAACTTCGGACCGGACATCCCTTTCAAGAAGAGCGATATCTACTTCACCATCGGGAGTCACTGGATTCAGAAATACCTCACCCTTCTGGGGGGGCAGTTCTACGTACTTCCCAAATACTGGAACATAGCCGAGGCCAAGTGGGAACCCTATTCTATCTGGAACTGGAAGCAGAACCCGTACCCCATTACATGCAACGGCTGTCACGCTGTCGGATTTGACCAGCAAACACGCTCTTACGCGGAGGAATCCATCGCCTGCGAGGCGTGCCATGGCCCGGGGGACAAACACGTTGAGGCAGGCGGAGACCCGGCATTGATCGTTAACCCGGCAAAATTGGACAAAGAGCGCCGGGACATGATCTGCGAAGCGTGTCACACCGACGGCAAGGATAAGAAGACCCAGAAATTTCCATTCCCTGTGGGTTTTAAGCCCGGTGATGACCTGACGGATTACTATACGGACTTCTTCATGCCCAAGCCCAAATCAAAGGGTTGGTACTGGGGTGACATGTCGTACAAGGAGCGTCACAGGATGTTCATGTATTGGCAGACAAAGTTCTATGCGACAGATCGGGCGTGCGATGTATGCGGTTTCGACAGGGGGATTACCGTCACCGAGCATCGAATGATGTCGAGGAGCGAATACTGCGGCACCTGCCACCGGAAGATCTATCCGGCCTACGAGAAGCACTCCATGCATACTGAGGCCCAGGCCGAATGCGTGGACTGCCACGTGCCGACTGTAACGGACGGTGGCAAGCGCTACAGCATCCATGACCACAAGTTCGATTTCAGCCGCCCTCCCATGCCCTGTATCGAATGTCACGACTCGGACATGAACGGGCAGGAAGCACCTGCCGACTCCCACAACTTCAACATCAATGAGGTTTCAATAAAGGAAAATCTGACCGTTCCCCAGGCCTGCGCCCGGTGCCATGGGGACAAGGATGAGGCGTGGATCAACGCCGGGATCAAATCCATTAAAGCACCCAAATAA
- the resA_9 gene encoding thiol-disulfide oxidoreductase ResA, whose product MKRRKMLFVVLVLFMVVPNITLCFQGVSEAQSTAMKVKIGQKAPDFTLKSLDGKEITLSSYFGKKVVMLEFWATWCNICKKEIPTLIKDYNEYKDRGFELLAIALETGDDKQVRKMAKEKGMPYPVLIDSDLKVATKIYGLAGPIPLKVIIGVDGTVKYSHVGDYPPGENEVPFVLDDLVLEVPR is encoded by the coding sequence ATGAAGAGAAGAAAGATGCTTTTCGTTGTACTGGTATTATTCATGGTTGTTCCCAACATCACCCTGTGTTTTCAAGGGGTGTCGGAGGCCCAGAGTACGGCCATGAAGGTCAAGATCGGCCAGAAGGCCCCGGACTTTACCCTGAAGTCCCTCGATGGGAAGGAGATCACGCTATCCAGTTACTTTGGAAAGAAGGTCGTGATGCTGGAGTTCTGGGCGACGTGGTGCAACATCTGCAAGAAGGAGATCCCTACCCTGATCAAGGATTATAACGAGTACAAGGATAGGGGTTTTGAACTCCTCGCCATTGCGTTGGAGACCGGGGATGACAAGCAGGTCAGAAAAATGGCCAAGGAAAAGGGGATGCCATACCCGGTACTCATTGACAGTGACCTGAAAGTGGCCACCAAGATCTATGGTCTTGCCGGGCCCATACCCCTGAAAGTTATCATCGGCGTAGACGGCACTGTTAAATACTCCCATGTCGGGGACTATCCTCCCGGCGAGAACGAGGTGCCCTTTGTCCTTGATGATCTCGTGCTGGAGGTACCCAGGTAG
- the resA_7 gene encoding thiol-disulfide oxidoreductase ResA — translation MGFPMKLRALVVRITLTLAASLISLALVTAAISPDVAMGASIREGDVAPLFIGVDLQGVSHNLQDHIGKDVIMLDFWSIYCVSCVQEMPKLVALHKKYKDQGFVAFGIDLDSFSVRRVKRFVNGLNYDVSYPIIVDRKREIAGAYKVSMLPTTIFIGKDGKVKLFHIGYKPGNEDEFDDLIEKLIK, via the coding sequence ATGGGTTTTCCCATGAAACTCAGGGCGTTGGTCGTACGTATAACCCTTACCCTCGCAGCATCCCTCATATCACTGGCGCTTGTCACAGCCGCTATTTCTCCTGATGTGGCGATGGGGGCCTCCATCAGGGAAGGAGACGTAGCCCCGCTTTTCATCGGGGTGGATCTTCAAGGGGTTTCCCATAACCTCCAGGATCACATCGGCAAAGACGTAATCATGCTGGACTTCTGGTCCATCTACTGCGTTTCCTGCGTTCAGGAGATGCCCAAACTGGTGGCGCTTCACAAAAAATACAAGGACCAGGGTTTCGTGGCATTCGGGATAGACCTCGATTCTTTCAGCGTCCGGCGCGTAAAGCGGTTTGTCAACGGTCTCAATTACGATGTCTCTTATCCCATTATCGTGGACCGTAAAAGAGAGATCGCCGGCGCCTACAAGGTGAGTATGCTGCCGACAACCATTTTCATCGGGAAGGACGGCAAAGTGAAACTCTTTCACATCGGTTACAAACCCGGCAACGAAGACGAGTTTGATGACCTGATTGAAAAACTGATAAAATGA
- the resA_8 gene encoding thiol-disulfide oxidoreductase ResA — protein sequence MMKKIHPAIGIYFSPAILTVLFLALLLGGVAFASEATDKVAENRILKIGTQAPDFEIQTIDGKPYQLREHLGQKPILLFFWSFFCGPCREEMPSFQNIYSEVGKDRMEFVGINLDGKGLSKAINKFLASSKMEFVPLFDELIGINYKVADPYGIAGTPTVYVIDLQGKIAFSGVGRVEPDELKKVLEGILAGS from the coding sequence ATGATGAAAAAGATTCACCCGGCGATTGGGATATACTTTTCCCCGGCGATTCTTACAGTGCTGTTTCTCGCCCTTTTACTTGGCGGCGTGGCCTTCGCATCCGAAGCGACCGACAAAGTTGCCGAAAACCGGATTCTGAAGATAGGAACTCAAGCGCCGGATTTCGAAATCCAGACCATCGATGGAAAACCCTACCAACTCCGGGAGCACCTCGGTCAAAAACCGATCCTTCTCTTTTTCTGGTCGTTCTTCTGCGGTCCATGCAGGGAGGAGATGCCCTCTTTTCAGAATATCTACTCTGAAGTTGGAAAGGACCGCATGGAATTTGTCGGGATAAACCTTGACGGAAAGGGTTTGAGTAAAGCCATCAATAAGTTCCTGGCGAGTTCAAAAATGGAGTTTGTGCCCCTTTTCGATGAACTGATAGGGATCAACTACAAGGTAGCCGACCCCTACGGAATCGCCGGAACGCCAACCGTCTACGTTATCGACCTGCAGGGAAAGATCGCGTTCTCCGGAGTGGGCAGGGTCGAGCCGGACGAGTTGAAAAAGGTCCTGGAAGGTATCCTGGCGGGAAGCTGA
- a CDS encoding NHL repeat protein, whose product MKVRNKERESGKFHCLFPWARMLFLPAVLMAVVVGSTSQALPTDGEVSLSPPRWIGIYQEEHLVNLRWFRVQGAVRYVVMRRDGDQGHFNEIRRSKNPVYDDSNVKANLNYYYQIIPLDKQERPGPPSEVRYFRIVSQALESVQPPEWAAHQIRPDGLALTWSHGAPRSVLAYNLYRKRKGDENFSLVYSSVDTSYLDHDVIPGEIYQYVLTAFSRTLKESARSAVLRVLFKARGAGSRAKGPFQGIKTLEEVVSRTELIKMYGWEDYGFVSPVDVDYRKDTDQIYVSDSGTGEIIIIGSRDEVQNRLGGTGNSPWEFDRLMGIAIDADGKVYAVDAYRGEIVVFNPNGYFDRRITLLGMVKDYFGDDFNKRFPHFRFGLVDIAIGSDGALLVTDNPNGWIYVLDRNNKLVNILGGRGYEPGLMQYPTFLTVSGPDRLIVSDTLNSRLQIMRLSGKPERIIGETGLGIGQFIRPKGIARDKKGVIYVADSYLNAIQVFRPDGTFVALLGNENGLPLDVGSPNGIVLAPPDRLVICEKLARRVQVRKVPTMRVSP is encoded by the coding sequence TTGAAGGTTCGGAACAAGGAGCGCGAATCCGGAAAATTCCACTGCCTTTTTCCGTGGGCCAGGATGCTTTTCCTGCCTGCCGTCCTGATGGCGGTGGTTGTCGGTTCGACATCCCAGGCACTGCCGACCGATGGCGAAGTTTCCCTCTCTCCGCCACGGTGGATCGGTATCTACCAGGAGGAGCACCTCGTAAACCTGAGGTGGTTCAGGGTTCAGGGCGCTGTCCGGTATGTGGTCATGAGAAGAGATGGAGATCAGGGCCATTTCAATGAAATCAGAAGAAGCAAAAACCCTGTTTACGATGACTCCAATGTCAAAGCCAACCTGAACTACTATTACCAGATAATTCCATTGGACAAGCAGGAGCGGCCCGGCCCTCCTTCAGAGGTGCGCTATTTCCGTATTGTATCCCAGGCGCTGGAGTCTGTCCAACCACCGGAATGGGCGGCCCATCAGATCAGACCGGATGGCCTCGCTCTCACATGGTCCCACGGCGCTCCCCGTTCAGTCCTGGCGTATAACCTTTACAGAAAACGGAAAGGCGATGAAAATTTCAGTCTTGTCTACAGCTCTGTCGACACCAGTTATCTTGACCACGACGTGATCCCGGGGGAAATCTATCAGTATGTATTAACGGCCTTCAGCAGGACTCTCAAGGAGTCGGCCCGGAGCGCCGTACTGCGGGTTCTCTTTAAGGCCCGCGGGGCCGGCTCAAGGGCTAAGGGCCCCTTTCAGGGAATAAAAACCCTGGAAGAGGTGGTGAGCCGCACCGAACTGATCAAGATGTACGGTTGGGAGGATTACGGCTTCGTCAGCCCCGTGGATGTCGATTACAGGAAGGATACGGATCAGATCTACGTTTCGGATTCCGGCACCGGTGAGATCATCATTATCGGCAGCCGGGACGAGGTACAGAACCGCCTTGGAGGAACAGGGAACTCTCCCTGGGAGTTCGACCGCCTGATGGGCATCGCTATCGACGCTGACGGGAAAGTCTACGCGGTGGATGCCTACCGTGGAGAAATCGTAGTCTTCAATCCCAACGGGTATTTTGACAGGAGGATAACCCTCCTGGGGATGGTCAAGGATTATTTTGGGGATGATTTCAACAAACGTTTTCCTCATTTCAGGTTCGGTCTGGTGGATATCGCCATCGGATCGGACGGCGCCCTTCTGGTGACCGACAACCCCAATGGCTGGATCTACGTCCTGGACAGGAACAACAAGCTCGTGAATATCCTGGGGGGGAGAGGATATGAACCCGGCCTGATGCAGTATCCGACCTTTCTGACAGTATCAGGTCCTGACCGATTGATCGTGTCCGACACCCTCAATTCCCGTCTTCAGATCATGCGGCTGTCTGGTAAGCCCGAGCGGATAATCGGAGAGACCGGATTAGGTATCGGCCAGTTCATCCGTCCCAAGGGCATTGCCCGGGACAAAAAGGGTGTCATCTACGTTGCGGATTCCTATCTCAACGCCATCCAGGTTTTCAGGCCTGATGGTACCTTTGTGGCGCTTCTGGGAAACGAGAACGGACTACCCCTCGACGTCGGATCTCCCAACGGAATCGTATTGGCGCCCCCTGACCGGCTTGTTATCTGTGAAAAGCTGGCACGCAGGGTACAGGTGAGAAAAGTGCCGACAATGCGGGTTTCACCCTGA